Proteins from a single region of Cydia pomonella isolate Wapato2018A chromosome 13, ilCydPomo1, whole genome shotgun sequence:
- the LOC133524640 gene encoding uncharacterized protein LOC133524640 — protein sequence MKRYKNTRVKREGLHVGGTIYKGVTKFRYLGCTVTDTNTREEEIDIRVQNALRCSAALHKVLVSKLLSKNIKIRIYKTVIRPILMYGCETWTLTLKEENRLLVTERRILRKILGPVRREDGSLRLRKNVEIEDLVATPNIVGETKAHRLRWLGHVLRMEEDRGAKRAYLGRPVGRRPIGRPRYRWGDAVEADLRDLQADNWREMAQDRDNWRVLVSEAKTHFGSLRH from the coding sequence ATGAAACGCTATAAAAACACGCGCGTCAAAAGAGAAGGTCTTCATGTTGGAGGTACCATATATAAAGGGGTGACCAAATTTAGATACTTAGGCTGCACCGTCACCGACACAAATACTCGTGAGGAGGAAATTGACATCCGGGTTCAGAACGCCTTGCGATGTAGTGCCGCCCTTCAtaaagtgttagtgtccaaaCTCCTGAGCAAGAACATAAAAATACGTATATATAAGACGGTCATACGGCCCATACTCATGTACGGATGCGAgacttggacactaacacttaaagaagaaaataGACTCCTGGTGACAGAAAGGAGAATACTTCGAAAGATCCTGGGCCCTGTGAGAAGAGAGGATGGCAGCCTTAGACTCCGCAAAAACGTCGAGATTGAAGATCTTGTGGCTACACCCAATATTGTCGGCGAAACAAAAGCTCaccgtctccgctggcttggccacgttttgagaatggaggaggatcgcggcgctaaaagggcatacctgggacgcccggtagggcggaggcctatcggacgtcccagatatcgctggggcgatgctgttgaagcggacttgcgcgatctccaggccgataactggcgggagatggcgcaggatcgagacaactggcgtgtactcgtgtcggaggccaagactcattttgggtcgctgcgccattaa